The DNA window ACACGGCCTTCTTGCAGCTCGGTGCCGGCATTTCCGTAGGGCTGTGCGGCATGGCTGCTGGCTTTGCTATTGGCattgttggtgatgctggagGTATGTTCACTCATGGACTAAAAGGCAGCAAACTTGACAATCCGTGACAAATGTCTAACAACCCCCAGTTCGTGCAAGTTCGCAGCAACCGCGTCTCTATATCGGAAtggtcctcatcctcatctttgCCGAGGTCCTAGGCTTATACGGTGTCATTGTGTCCATCCTTATGTTGACTCGTTCCACCGATGGTGTAACCGAATGCAGGTATTGAGACATACAAACCAGGGCGCGATTGCTCGGCTCCATGCTGGACCATAGGTTTCAGATTAAGGCTGCCGTCAATTGTACTGAATAAATGTTGCGGGGGTATATGCAGATCTAAGATAATGATAAGGCAGTCACAAGCACAAAGGCCCTGTTCCCGCCCTCCTCTTGTTACAACGCCCATTCGTCGACGTTGTCGTTATGCGTAATGAAAGGCTCATCAATCCTCTTGATTGCAAGGTCACTGCAAAGAATACTGTAGGATGTTAGCTGTGAAACTAGAGGAGGAAACACCAACGTACCAAGCAGAAGCGACAAGAGCATCCAGCTCCGCCACCACAGTCTCCCTCTGAGTGCCACTGACCAAGCCCTTCTGTATCCGTGTCTGAAGTTCCCTGATACGTGTAGACTTTCCAACGCCCGCTTGCTCCAGCACCTTGCGTCCCAAGCAGTCAGAATGGAACGAATGCTGACAGGGGAAGACAAAGAACTGCCTGCTCAACAGCGGCAGCCCACACGTATAACACTTCTCTCCAGGTTCCACGATTGCGTATCGGTGATCGAGCGCAGCAATGTCAACCTTGATATTTGTTGCAGTCTGCGACGACTCGTCcatctctttcttcaagTTATCGATATTACGGCTGTAATCTTCCAGGGCGGCGCAAATCTCCTCTTTGAAGTCATCGATAACAACAAAGTCGGGGAAGAAAGGAATGAGATCCTCGATCTTGAGCAAGTCGCACCGCTTGAGGAATTCAATGGCGGCCTTGATTCCATTCGATTGAGAAATGACTTTTCGGGCCACCGCAAGCCACAGCCGCTTGCGCAGTTGCGGATTCGACATGGGCCGATCTGCAATAACTGCTGCCAGTTCAACTTCGCCATGAGAAAGCGCCAAGTCGACTGCTTGAAGATACTGCCCCATGCTGGTGTAGATATGAACGCAAGATAATGTTCGGTGGTGTTGAATGCAAAGTCGAAGGGCGAAATCTGGGTCGTAACGCGGCTCATCGCCTTGTGCTTGTAGGTAGGATAAAAGTCCAGATTCATCCTTGGAGGAGTGAGAGGCGTAAATCGAGACGAGAGTGTTGTGCACAGCAGCATCTTTCGAGTTCAGCTGATAAACCGCATAGTTGAGGTATCTGATGGCTTGGTTCTGTGCATTGGGACCTCCCGAGAATGTACGGTTGTACTCAAGAAAGGCTGGTATGAGATTTCGAGGCTTCAGGTCAGCATGCCTCATCAAAATCTCAACTAACTCTGGTGCGACATATGTCATAAGCACGCTGCTATATCGGTAAAAGACTTCAGGATCCGTCTGTTTCTTGAGAACATTCAGTACCTCATTCCATCTCTCTCGCTGTACCCAGTACGAAAGAACGTAATTGTAGTCGTTAACCGCATTAGCAAAGTACAGAAGTTCTTCCTCACGGCCGTGGCTGCTGATGACATCGTAGACCATTTTCCGGTCGAGGTCGTTTTTATACTTGTCGACAAAATCTTTAAATTCTTTCCTCACAGACTCGAGTAGCTTGCGTGATTCAGTCGAGTTGAGGTGCTCCAACGGCTCAGCTTGTGTGTTTATCGTATCATCCAGCGTGTTGAGTTTGGACATAAAGACCTCGATCAACCATCCCGCGATCATCATCCGCTGCATCACTGCAGATTTCTTGAGCGAAGCTAATTTCGTCAGTAAGAACTTTCTCAAGGCATCTGGTTGATTATTGTCGATTATGCTCAGTGCAATATCTTCAAAAGGCTTATTGCTGCGGCCATAGACAGTAGCAGCCTCGAGCCAGTGTCCATTCTTGGCCAAGTGATCACCGTACGCAGCCGCGACTATTTCCTTTTGAAGTGGTGTTCGAGCGTGTTGCAGAGCTGGCTCAAACTCTTTCAGTTTTGTCATAATCTCCCAGATGTTGCGCTCCTCATCTCGAACCACAATCTCAAATATCTCGTCTGATGTAAATAGCCAAAATGTGTTCTTTTGGATATCCACGGAGAACCCGAGAGGCTTCTGTCCCTGACCGATAACATCATGCTCAGACACCATCTTTCCCGTGAGGCGATTCGTTGTGATGACACGACCTCCGACCAGGTGGACAATATGCCATTGTGTGAGTGCGATTGCATCAATTGCCTCGGTTGTCGGGACTCGTCTTTCGCTATTCTCAGGGGAAAGGATCTGAGCTCTAGAGAGCATATGTGATTCTGAAAAGACCTTGGTCCCGAGGTTGCTGTCTGCAGGCTGGTTCAATAGTTTACCGTGGAACACGCCTTGGTACGATAGCCACGCATATGCTCTATCAGGAATGTTGTCATCGTATGGTCCGGAATCTGGGGGGTCTGGGGACACCGCTAAGCTCGAAGGTGCTCCTGAGGTCGTCCGGGACAGTTCATGAACAACAGGCTGTTCTGACTCGAACAATCGGGTGTATACAGACCCTGAACCATCATGCCCAAAACCTATCCTTCCGACTAGGTGAAACAAGCGTGTCTGAGTAGCTATCACAACCCGCCGAAGGTCTGATTTGTTATTCTGAAGATTGTCCACCCACAATCCCGTGATTGGTCCGTCAGGAAGCTTGTGTAGATTCTTTAAGTGCTTCACCTCCTTCTTGTAAAACTCCTTTGACGTCTCAATGAAGGCTTCATAAATGTTGCCATCTGATGCACCAATCAATATCTCGCGTGTCGACGCTGTCGGTAACGAAGGGTTCCATGCGACACTCTCGATCGAAACTCCTCGCAGACGCCCAAGTGGCCGAGGATGTTTTGACTGGGAGTGGAGGTAATAATTCTCGCCAAGCGCAGTGCAAACAATTAGATGTGAAGCTGTAGGGTCGAGGAACATGCGCCGTATCATGCCAATCTCGGATGGCTTTTTGGGAAGGTCGATATCTATACATTGAGAAATCAGTCACCATGACTAGCTGCATGATACATCACTCAACTGCTCACCGTCAATATCCTCGGGCCGTTCCAGGTCAATACGGAGAATGCGTCCATTGGAAAGGGCGAGTACGATGACGTTGTTAGCAACCTGCGCAGCAACAAAATCAGCCGCCACTGAGAACTGTAACTGAACGCGCTCTATGGTGAAAATaggttcttcaagatctggcACGCCATTGGCGGCAACGAAGCCATCTTGGAGATCCAGGGCCATAGTCGCGGTCTCACAGGCGCATATTCGGCGGTCGGGGGCGTAGAGGGTGGCTATGCGTCTTGCACACTGCTACGGAGTAGACGTCTGGTTTGAACTCGACAAACAGGGGCTGTGGAGGTTGGGTCGGTTCACTGATGCTGGTTGATGATCGGAATGAATGagagttggtgttgacggTGACGAAGTCGGTGGTTGGACAGCTCCGGGTCCCCACCTGGGGTCGGATAGGCACCTCACATATCTCCTGTTGGGGGCTAAGGCCGCTATTTAGCTCCAAGCTCCTGGCAAAACACCCACCCCAAATATCCCATTATATCACCACGCTTTTGCTATTGGATTGGCATCACCTGGGTTATAACAATACAGTTTTAATGGAATGCTCGATGAATCAGAGGCAGTAAAAGTTTTGACTCTAAAAGATTCTATTGTCAGTGCACTGATACACATGTTCTCCCTATGTCTGTCTAACCAATCCAAGTGTCTTTTACATAACTCGTCATGCCTATAGCTCTCAATAACTATCAGACGAACAAGTCTTGTGTACACCAGAGCGCCGTCCATGAGTATCTTCAAAGGATAACCAACCCCTAGATCGAATGCTGAAGAATGTGCAGATAAATGTTTAGAAGAACGGGGAAAAAAGGTCGTTATCCGTTTACAACGCCGGCCCAAAACAAAAGTATGCGCCAAACCCCATCGCACACAAAGCAAAGCCACTGAGCCGCCCCAGAATTAAGCTTCTTCGTGCCCTCGCCATAACCGGAGTTGGCATCACCGCCTCAGCTTAGACCTGCAGTTGTTTGGTCATCTGGACGGAGCGTAGGATCAGGACTGTCGCCATTCTGTTCTGTTACTGGCGAGTAACTCCTCCCCAGAAATTCTGCAAGATCTGTGGGCGGCGCATCGAGAGGCTTTCTGCCAATGATGATGCGCATCTTGATCTGAAGGCCCTTCGACTTCTCGGGGTCCTTGGCTGCGTTTGCCAAGTCTCGGGCAGCAGCTTCACAAGCCTGTTTGCACTTTTCAGGGTCCCAGTCCATGTACTCCGTCAACAAACGCAGGCAATATGCCTCGAAGCTGTCTAGACACGAAATAAGCCAGATCTTGCCAGCAGATGCCTCGGCAACGGTAATTGGAATAGAGTATTCCGTAACCCGTACGTCGACAAAGCCTGCCTCCATGAGCAGCCGTGGCTCGAGATGATGTATTCCTCGTGGGCGCCCCGACTTTTCCGAAGCAATCAAGAGGTCTCGAAGGAGTTCGTGCATGGCAGAGTTGTCGGGGAACTGTGATAAGAATTGTGCGAAGCCCTCAGCGCTCACAAAATCTTGAACCTCAATCCAACCACCAGGcttgagagaaaagaaggtATTGTCGTAGACGAAGCTCCAGTTCCGAAATGCGCCCTCCATGAGCCGGAAGTGAATCAGGTCGTACATATCGGGGTGGCGATCCCAATCCTCGGCGTCTTCAATTTCGAAGAAGACGTTCATGGGCACGCTTTTTGTCTCGGCTATCGCAGCGATATCGGTTCCGACAACTTCACACTGGGGTTGCAATTCGGCCATTTTGATTGCCCATTCACCTGTTCCTGTGCCGATGTCGAGAATATGTTCGGGATTTTGGAGAGGGACGAGAGTGAGTTCACCGTCTAGGACGTGCATAAAtacttggtgttgaagagacaTTCTCCATTGTTCGATGTCGTCGTTTGGCATATAATATTCGCGACAGTAGCGCCGGCCGTGGATTTCTCGGTAGTCAAGGTCTTGCGCCCACAACGATCGTGTCGATGCAGCCCTAGCATGTTGTTAGTCGTGGCAAGGAAT is part of the Fusarium fujikuroi IMI 58289 draft genome, chromosome FFUJ_chr07 genome and encodes:
- a CDS encoding probable DigA protein; amino-acid sequence: MALDLQDGFVAANGVPDLEEPIFTIERVQLQFSVAADFVAAQVANNVIVLALSNGRILRIDLERPEDIDDIDLPKKPSEIGMIRRMFLDPTASHLIVCTALGENYYLHSQSKHPRPLGRLRGVSIESVAWNPSLPTASTREILIGASDGNIYEAFIETSKEFYKKEVKHLKNLHKLPDGPITGLWVDNLQNNKSDLRRVVIATQTRLFHLVGRIGFGHDGSGSVYTRLFESEQPVVHELSRTTSGAPSSLAVSPDPPDSGPYDDNIPDRAYAWLSYQGVFHGKLLNQPADSNLGTKVFSESHMLSRAQILSPENSERRVPTTEAIDAIALTQWHIVHLVGGRVITTNRLTGKMVSEHDVIGQGQKPLGFSVDIQKNTFWLFTSDEIFEIVVRDEERNIWEIMTKLKEFEPALQHARTPLQKEIVAAAYGDHLAKNGHWLEAATVYGRSNKPFEDIALSIIDNNQPDALRKFLLTKLASLKKSAVMQRMMIAGWLIEVFMSKLNTLDDTINTQAEPLEHLNSTESRKLLESVRKEFKDFVDKYKNDLDRKMVYDVISSHGREEELLYFANAVNDYNYVLSYWVQRERWNEVLNVLKKQTDPEVFYRYSSVLMTYVAPELVEILMRHADLKPRNLIPAFLEYNRTFSGGPNAQNQAIRYLNYAVYQLNSKDAAVHNTLVSIYASHSSKDESGLLSYLQAQGDEPRYDPDFALRLCIQHHRTLSCVHIYTSMGQYLQAVDLALSHGEVELAAVIADRPMSNPQLRKRLWLAVARKVISQSNGIKAAIEFLKRCDLLKIEDLIPFFPDFVVIDDFKEEICAALEDYSRNIDNLKKEMDESSQTATNIKVDIAALDHRYAIVEPGEKCYTCGLPLLSRQFFVFPCQHSFHSDCLGRKVLEQAGVGKSTRIRELQTRIQKGLVSGTQRETVVAELDALVASACILCSDLAIKRIDEPFITHNDNVDEWAL
- a CDS encoding related to methyltransferase → MSSEDSYAVQSGRQSSDGTPSEHANSDGNNTAMTSIMGTDEEHHHDDSDLDEDVDEDDMISIYPASQYPRVSASHRVETPFSPDSHAVDSDMAASTRSLWAQDLDYREIHGRRYCREYYMPNDDIEQWRMSLQHQVFMHVLDGELTLVPLQNPEHILDIGTGTGEWAIKMAELQPQCEVVGTDIAAIAETKSVPMNVFFEIEDAEDWDRHPDMYDLIHFRLMEGAFRNWSFVYDNTFFSLKPGGWIEVQDFVSAEGFAQFLSQFPDNSAMHELLRDLLIASEKSGRPRGIHHLEPRLLMEAGFVDVRVTEYSIPITVAEASAGKIWLISCLDSFEAYCLRLLTEYMDWDPEKCKQACEAAARDLANAAKDPEKSKGLQIKMRIIIGRKPLDAPPTDLAEFLGRSYSPVTEQNGDSPDPTLRPDDQTTAGLS